A genomic region of Nitrospirota bacterium contains the following coding sequences:
- a CDS encoding septum formation initiator family protein, with the protein MLRYKELLKKQSQLSDEIKKIELENKEFRTQIKLFKEDPFYIEKYAREEYGLAKPDEYIFQYDR; encoded by the coding sequence ATGCTTAGATATAAAGAATTATTGAAAAAGCAGAGTCAATTATCCGACGAGATAAAGAAAATCGAACTTGAAAATAAGGAATTCAGAACTCAAATTAAATTGTTTAAAGAAGATCCTTTTTATATAGAAAAATATGCCAGAGAGGAATATGGTTTAGCAAAACCGGATGAGTATATCTTCCAGTATGACCGATAA
- a CDS encoding glycoside hydrolase: MTDKPLYISFLWHMHQPFYKDPLSGVYRLPWVRLHGTKDYLDMLEILCEFQDIKQTFNLTPSLLEQINDYIENKAVDNFLILTQKKASELDDNEKLFILENFFLAHWENMIKPFPRYYELLTKRGFHPSKNDLISIARYFNNNDFLDLQVLFNLCWIDPLFRGKDEFFSMLIEKGRDFTEDDKQTLISKQISIIKKIIPRYREIAQKGQIEISLSPFYHPILPLLCDTNSAKIAMPDVRLPKKRFSHPEDAQKQIRMGLEYFKNIFGYQPYGMWPSEGSVSEDVLRIISTEGLLWIATDEDILANSLGEKIRDSSGNIRKPEILYRPYVFENVSIIFRDHILSDLIGFVYSKWDAKHAADDFIKKLIHIHQSTPKGKPHLVPIILDGENAWEYYKNDGHDFLMYLYEGLSKEDRLKTVTISEYITTVDKGSNLSKLHAGSWINANFSIWLGHDEDNTAWDYLTETREELDIFQKLNPERDISQAWKCIYIAEGSDWNWWYGDEHTTDTQKDFDELFRFNLMKVYKEMGKDIPGFLFVPVIKEDRCVSPKVNIRGFIEPKIDGFVTSYYEWYQGAYMEVKKSGGSMHRTESILSEIYYGFNKDNLYLRIDPAIPFSNLSHDIRLNIVIDKPLLLKITISLKPDLKAELYEKFNEQWDKIKDIQEISANDILEIALPFRELKVAEKDEIQMSITVLKNSEEIERCPFRGYISIKVPTPDFEAMMWY, encoded by the coding sequence ATGACCGATAAACCACTGTATATCTCCTTTCTGTGGCATATGCATCAACCATTTTACAAAGATCCACTTAGTGGAGTTTACAGACTTCCATGGGTACGCCTTCATGGCACTAAAGACTATCTTGATATGTTGGAAATACTCTGCGAATTTCAGGATATAAAACAAACATTTAATTTAACACCTTCCCTTCTCGAACAAATTAATGATTATATAGAAAATAAGGCTGTAGACAATTTTCTAATATTGACACAGAAAAAGGCATCTGAACTCGACGATAACGAAAAGTTATTTATACTTGAGAACTTTTTTCTTGCACATTGGGAAAACATGATAAAACCATTTCCAAGGTATTATGAATTACTTACAAAGAGAGGATTTCATCCATCAAAGAATGATCTCATCAGTATTGCAAGATATTTTAATAACAACGATTTTCTTGATCTTCAGGTGCTTTTCAATTTATGCTGGATAGACCCTCTTTTCAGGGGAAAAGACGAATTTTTTTCAATGCTCATTGAGAAAGGAAGAGATTTTACAGAAGATGATAAACAGACACTCATATCTAAACAGATCTCAATAATTAAGAAAATTATACCCCGGTATCGTGAGATAGCCCAAAAAGGACAGATTGAAATCTCATTATCACCTTTTTACCATCCAATCCTTCCTTTACTTTGCGATACAAATTCTGCAAAGATAGCAATGCCTGATGTCCGTCTTCCCAAAAAAAGATTTTCACATCCAGAAGATGCTCAAAAACAGATCAGAATGGGGCTGGAGTATTTTAAAAATATTTTTGGATATCAACCATATGGTATGTGGCCATCAGAAGGATCAGTCAGTGAAGATGTTTTGCGCATTATATCCACGGAAGGTCTATTATGGATTGCTACAGATGAAGATATCCTCGCTAATTCTCTGGGGGAAAAAATAAGAGATTCATCTGGGAATATCAGAAAACCGGAAATCTTATATAGACCTTATGTATTTGAGAATGTTTCAATTATATTTAGAGATCACATACTTTCTGATCTTATTGGATTTGTATATTCTAAATGGGATGCAAAACATGCCGCTGATGATTTTATAAAAAAACTTATTCACATCCATCAATCAACCCCAAAAGGTAAACCTCATCTGGTTCCAATTATACTCGATGGTGAAAATGCATGGGAATATTATAAAAATGACGGACACGATTTTCTCATGTATCTCTATGAAGGTTTGTCGAAGGAAGATAGATTAAAGACAGTAACAATTTCAGAATATATCACTACAGTTGATAAAGGGTCTAATTTATCAAAGCTTCATGCAGGGTCATGGATAAATGCTAATTTCTCTATATGGTTGGGCCACGATGAGGATAATACAGCATGGGATTATCTTACTGAAACAAGAGAGGAACTCGATATATTTCAGAAATTAAATCCTGAAAGGGATATTTCACAGGCATGGAAATGTATATACATTGCAGAGGGAAGTGACTGGAACTGGTGGTATGGAGATGAACATACAACAGATACACAGAAAGATTTTGACGAACTCTTCAGGTTTAATCTTATGAAGGTTTATAAAGAAATGGGCAAAGATATTCCTGGATTTTTATTTGTTCCTGTGATTAAAGAAGACCGGTGTGTATCTCCAAAAGTCAACATCAGGGGGTTCATTGAACCGAAAATTGACGGCTTTGTAACGAGTTATTATGAATGGTATCAGGGTGCTTATATGGAAGTCAAAAAATCTGGCGGTAGTATGCACAGGACAGAGAGTATTCTTTCAGAAATTTATTATGGCTTTAACAAGGATAATCTTTATCTGCGAATAGACCCTGCTATTCCCTTTTCTAATCTATCTCATGATATAAGATTAAATATTGTAATTGATAAGCCCTTATTACTTAAAATCACAATCTCTCTCAAGCCTGATTTAAAAGCAGAACTTTATGAAAAATTTAATGAACAATGGGATAAGATAAAAGACATACAGGAGATCTCCGCAAATGATATCCTTGAAATAGCTCTTCCCTTCAGGGAACTTAAAGTTGCTGAGAAAGATGAAATACAAATGTCAATCACTGTATTGAAAAATAGTGAAGAAATTGAGAGATGTCCATTCAGAGGATATATTTCCATAAAAGTACCTACTCCTGACTTTGAGGCAATGATGTGGTATTAA